A single genomic interval of Coccidioides posadasii str. Silveira chromosome 1, complete sequence harbors:
- a CDS encoding uncharacterized protein (BUSCO:329067at4751~EggNog:ENOG410PJJA~COG:D~BUSCO:1548at33183): protein MFPNVPISIGRKRVFDSVFPPAPLSAVSPTPDITSALGYTQSSSLQKRPSTPRSDPDTIPEQVTWDRAWHTATAFLSIPDEKLSFSTKGRNDDDLDDKDLIKRWSREQRPSQSILDALFYVISDSSVGKKLRAGLKEYDLQAWYANEVRRHFLTNFRDTLIKELKKRGQEGVLPRIIRLLKIAQNIYYTPFLNHILPLSDPTSHEDAFTRLQQCLHSIVTYSLQNPDFSYLLSERLATEGLVILGIERDIKDKIASAYSPVDGHGEDEMDIDPVYSISYRAWKTEPSARRRISMMTDGEDANITAAREKLLSLLEGVQDVGLGGSKAQKVFAEVMNNLITEFIAAEYAGEWESPSLVVEHLRQWIENVFARLAVQVLHIFKPSGIEDEQPDDLIVTLNDVERWQEIGLARLGALRISELFEIIVEWDASAGAIEDLKHYTTNPSTRFYLTSTFSATLMNRLLHPGASTVDILQLYISIIRAFRQLDPRGVLLDRLARPIRRYLRERDDTVKVIVGGLLESTVDSAGKPIQSSPDGLGELAAELSKAQQMAHQENSGELDWDDMNWIPDPIDAAADYKKAKHSDVIGSLISLFDTKEVFVKELQRVLSDRLLKKKKDYDLEISVLELLKLRFGEAALQACDVMMRDVLDSKRVDAVIRADQKLESKQEHAHSMGRDTLEHVPELNSKILSRLFWPSLSDQNFKVPEEISSLQARYSTGFETLKPSRKLTWLNSLGAVTVELDLKDRVFSDEVTTWQASVIYSFQSPSSTSDSPVTKSVSELAEQLEMSPSLVRSACLFWLSKRILTESAPEVYSVLETLPDDEESSSQPVGAQERDKTASTSDASAAAAAAKAEAERESAEAAAMAKMNLYWQFIVGMLTNQGAMPLQRIIMMLKIAVPGGFPYSSEELREFLGKMVAKGKLEMIGGGNYKIISA from the exons ATGTTTCCGAATGTTCCAATCTCGATTGGCCGCAAGCGTGTTTTCGACTCTGTATTCCCGCCGGCTCCATTGAGTGCTGTCTCGCCTACGCCCGATATCACTTCCGCTCTTGGCTACACCCAGTCATCCAGTCTGCAGAAGCGCCCATCTACTCCCCGTTCAGACCCAGATACGATTCCTGAACAGGTGACCTGGGATCGAGCATGGCACACTGCGACTGCGTTCCTGTCGATTCCAGACGAGAAGCTTAGTTTCAGCACAAAGGGGAGAAACGACGATGACCTGGATGATAAGGATTTGATTAAGCGGTGGTCACGCGAGCAGCGACCGTCGCAGAGCATTCTGGATGCTCTCTTTTATGTTATATCAGACTCGTCAGTAGGCAAGAAACTCCGAGCTGGCTTAAAGGAGTACGATTTACAAGCGTGGTATGCGAACGAGGTTCGGAGGCATTTCTTGACTAATTTTCGAGACACCCTTATCAAG GAGCTTAAAAAAAGAGGCCAAGAGGGAGTGCTCCCGCGAATAATTCGGTTGCTAAAGATCGCTCAAAATATATACTATACCCCCTTTCTTAATCATATTCTACCCCTATCAGATCCTACATCCCATGAGGATGCCTTCACAAGGTTACAGCAATGTCTGCATTCAATTGTCACATACTCTTTACAGAACCCTGACTTTTCATATCTACTTTCTGAGCGATTGGCCACCGAAGGTCTTGTGATTCTTGGAATTGAGCGCGATATCAAAGACAAGATCGCCTCTGCATATTCTCCCGTAGACGGGCATGGTGAAGATGAGATGGACATTGACCCCGTTTATTCAATATCCTACAGGGCCTGGAAAACTGAGCCGTCAGCCAGGCGCCGGATAAGTATGATGACAGATGGCGAGGACGCTAACATTACTGCAGCACGTGAAAAACTGCTCAGTTTGCTTGAGGGTGTTCAAGACGTTGGGCTCGGTGGAAGTAAAGCCCAGAAGGTCTTTGCAGAGGTAATGAATAACCTTATTACCGAATTTATAGCCGCTGAATACGCAGGAGAATGGGAGTCGCCGTCTCTTGTGGTTGAACATTTGCGGCAATGGATTGAAAACGTTTTTGCTCGGCTGGCCGTTCAAGTGCTGCACATATTCAAGCCATCAGGCATTGAAGATGAACAGCCAGATGACCTTATAGTAACGCTCAATGATGTGGAGAGATGGCAAGAAATTGGCCTCGCCCGATTGGGTGCACTTCGAATTAGCGAACTGTTTGAAATTATTGTCGAATGGGATGCTAGTGCCGGTGCCATTGAGGACTTGAAACACTATACCACCAATCCCTCCACACGGTTTTACCTCACCAGTACGTTCTCTGCAACGCTCATGAATCGACTTCTCCATCCCGGAGCCTCCACAGTTGACATATTACAACTGTACATTTCAATTATCCGCGCCTTTCGTCAGTTAGATCCAAGAGGAGTTCTTCTTGACCGATTAGCTCGCCCTATTCGCCGATATCTCCGAGAACGCGATGACACAGTTAAAGTCATCGTAGGAGGGCTACTCGAAAGTACCGTGGACTCTGCTGGGAAGCCAATTCAAAGCAGTCCCGACGGCCTAGGAGAGCTTGCAGCCGAGCTTTCGAAAGCGCAGCAGATGGCCCACCAAGAAAATAGCGGGGAGCTTGACTGGGACGATATGAACTGGATTCCAGACCCGATAGATGCGGCTGCGGACTACAAAAAGGCCAAACATTCCGATGTTATTGGCAGCCTTATCAGTCTTTTCGATACAAAGGAAGTCTTCGTCAAGGAGCTTCAGCGGGTTCTTAGTGATCGAttactgaagaagaagaaagactaTGATCTTGAAATATCTGTACTGGAGCTGTTGAAATTGCGATTTGGTGAAGCTGCCCTGCAAGCTTGCGATGTTATGATGCGTGATGTCTTAGATTCAAAGCGCGTTGATGCCGTGATACGGGCTGATCAAAAGCTCGAGTCCAAGCAAGAGCATGCGCACTCTATGGGCCGTGATACGCTTGAGCATGTACCTGAACTGAACTCGAAGATCCTGTCGCGTTTATTCTGGCCGTCACTATCAGATCAGAATTTCAAGGTTCCCGAGGAAATTTCTTCTCTACAGGCTCGATATTCTACAGGCTTTGAAACACTAAAGCCATCTCGCAAACTTACTTGGCTTAATAGTCTAGGGGCTGTCACCGTTGAACTTGACCTTAAGGACCGGGTATTTAGCGATGAAGTCACTACCTGGCAAGCAAGTGTTATTTATTCTTTCCAATCACCTTCGTCTACCTCAGATTCACCGGTCACAAAATCCGTCTCTGAACTCGCTGAGCAACTGGAAATGTCTCCATCTCTCGTCCGCAGCGCCTGTCTGTTCTGGCTAAGTAAACGTATCCTTACGGAATCCGCACCAGAGGTTTACTCTGTCCTCGAAACGCTTCCTGATGACGAAGAAAGCTCATCCCAACCTGTTGGAGCGCAGGAAAGAGACAAGACGGCCAGCACTTCGGACGCCTCCGCTGCCGCCGCTGCTGCTAAGGCTGAGGCGGAGCGCGAATCCGCCGAAGCGGCTGCCATGGCAAAAATGAACCTTTACTGGCAGTTTATCGTGGGAATGTTGACCAATCAAGGCGCAATGCCTCTTCAACGCATTATTATGATGCTGAAGATCGCTGTGCCTGGAGGCTTCCCATATAGTAGCGAGGAGCTGAGAGAATTTCTTGGCAAAATGGTTGCGAAGGGGAAGCTGGAGATGATTGGAGGTGGGAATTACAAGATCATCAGTGCATGA